In Megalopta genalis isolate 19385.01 chromosome 17, iyMegGena1_principal, whole genome shotgun sequence, a single genomic region encodes these proteins:
- the LOC117223668 gene encoding uncharacterized protein LOC117223668 isoform X1 has protein sequence MYCMTSEAVCTNLGDSLTRILDLVRSDQNSLLLHITFCIHVQYNFGQETNIEMGNQPSEPTALSNDGDITKNWLKWKKEFLEYLEKNNYTEKSEDLKIHLLKTNIGEHGLHAIATIDNCNNLEMLLEKLDTFFEVPESEVVKRYNFFTSLPKKDQSIDNYILELKEKAIICDFGNLTDSLIRDKIIINITDKQLQSKLLETEDLNLIKLMSVCHDYEKLYLRNVPMKYEKCYRTSNRMHKQKACPAHEHKCEKCGECHNFTNCCTKISPIRSISNLNINHQKHEFKPSYRIANDTTGANMRCEMPVFFKVSPSAPLICESDDTLYLNQNYMAYNIHS, from the exons ATGTACTGCATGACGTCTGAAGCCGTATGTACTAACTTAGGGGACTCCCTGACGCGTATTTTAGATCTCGTTCGATCCGATCAGAATTCTTTATTACTGCACATT ACTTTCTGCATACATGTTCAGTATAATTTTGGCCAAGAAACTAATATAGAAATGGGTAATCAACCAAGTGAACCAACAGCTTTATCTAATGATGGAGATATAACAAAGAATTGGCTCAAATGGAAAAAAGAATTCCTCGAATATTTAGAAAAGAATAATTATACTGAAAAATCAGAAGACTTAAAAATCCATTTATTAAAAACGAATATAGGAGAACATGGTCTGCATGCCATAGCCACAAtagataattgtaataatttagaAATGTTATTAGAGAAACTTGATACATTCTTTGAAGTTCCAGAAAGTGAAGTTGTAAAACGATACAACTTCTTTACTAGCTTACCTAAGAAAGATCAATCAATTGATAATTACATTcttgaattgaag GAGAAAGCAATAATTTGTGATTTTGGGAACTTAACAGACAGTTTAATTAGAGATAAAATAATTATCAATATAACAGACAAACAGCTTCAGTCAAAACTATTGGAAACAGAAGACCTCAATTTGATCAAATTAATGTCTGTTTGTCATGACTATGAAAAACTATACCTACGTAATGTACCTATGAAGTACGAAAAATGTTATAGAACAAGTAATCGAATGCATAAGCAGAAAGCTTGTCCTGCTCATGAACATAAATGTGAGAAGTGTGGTGAATGTCATAATTTCACTAATTGTTGTACAAAG ATCAGTCCAATACGAAGTATATCAAATCTCAATATCAATCACCAAAAACATGAATTCAAG CCCTCTTATAGAATTGCAAATGATACGACAGGAGCAAATATG AGATGTGAAATGCCTGTATTTTTCAAGGTTAGTCCCAGTGCTCCACTTATTTGTGAAAGTGATGATACCTTAtatctgaatcaaaattacATGGCATACAACATACATAGTTGA
- the LOC117223668 gene encoding uncharacterized protein LOC117223668 isoform X2 encodes MYCMTSEAVCTNLGDSLTRILDLVRSDQNSLLLHITFCIHVQYNFGQETNIEMGNQPSEPTALSNDGDITKNWLKWKKEFLEYLEKNNYTEKSEDLKIHLLKTNIGEHGLHAIATIDNCNNLEMLLEKLDTFFEVPESEVVKRYNFFTSLPKKDQSIDNYILELKEKAIICDFGNLTDSLIRDKIIINITDKQLQSKLLETEDLNLIKLMSVCHDYEKLYLRNVPMKYEKCYRTSNRMHKQKACPAHEHKCEKCGECHNFTNCCTKISPIRSISNLNINHQKHEFKPSYRIANDTTGANMVSPSAPLICESDDTLYLNQNYMAYNIHS; translated from the exons ATGTACTGCATGACGTCTGAAGCCGTATGTACTAACTTAGGGGACTCCCTGACGCGTATTTTAGATCTCGTTCGATCCGATCAGAATTCTTTATTACTGCACATT ACTTTCTGCATACATGTTCAGTATAATTTTGGCCAAGAAACTAATATAGAAATGGGTAATCAACCAAGTGAACCAACAGCTTTATCTAATGATGGAGATATAACAAAGAATTGGCTCAAATGGAAAAAAGAATTCCTCGAATATTTAGAAAAGAATAATTATACTGAAAAATCAGAAGACTTAAAAATCCATTTATTAAAAACGAATATAGGAGAACATGGTCTGCATGCCATAGCCACAAtagataattgtaataatttagaAATGTTATTAGAGAAACTTGATACATTCTTTGAAGTTCCAGAAAGTGAAGTTGTAAAACGATACAACTTCTTTACTAGCTTACCTAAGAAAGATCAATCAATTGATAATTACATTcttgaattgaag GAGAAAGCAATAATTTGTGATTTTGGGAACTTAACAGACAGTTTAATTAGAGATAAAATAATTATCAATATAACAGACAAACAGCTTCAGTCAAAACTATTGGAAACAGAAGACCTCAATTTGATCAAATTAATGTCTGTTTGTCATGACTATGAAAAACTATACCTACGTAATGTACCTATGAAGTACGAAAAATGTTATAGAACAAGTAATCGAATGCATAAGCAGAAAGCTTGTCCTGCTCATGAACATAAATGTGAGAAGTGTGGTGAATGTCATAATTTCACTAATTGTTGTACAAAG ATCAGTCCAATACGAAGTATATCAAATCTCAATATCAATCACCAAAAACATGAATTCAAG CCCTCTTATAGAATTGCAAATGATACGACAGGAGCAAATATG GTTAGTCCCAGTGCTCCACTTATTTGTGAAAGTGATGATACCTTAtatctgaatcaaaattacATGGCATACAACATACATAGTTGA
- the LOC117223668 gene encoding uncharacterized protein LOC117223668 isoform X3 — translation MYCMTSEAVCTNLGDSLTRILDLVRSDQNSLLLHITFCIHVQYNFGQETNIEMGNQPSEPTALSNDGDITKNWLKWKKEFLEYLEKNNYTEKSEDLKIHLLKTNIGEHGLHAIATIDNCNNLEMLLEKLDTFFEVPESEVVKRYNFFTSLPKKDQSIDNYILELKEKAIICDFGNLTDSLIRDKIIINITDKQLQSKLLETEDLNLIKLMSVCHDYEKLYLRNVPMKYEKCYRTSNRMHKQKACPAHEHKCEKCGECHNFTNCCTKISPIRSISNLNINHQKHEFKNCK, via the exons ATGTACTGCATGACGTCTGAAGCCGTATGTACTAACTTAGGGGACTCCCTGACGCGTATTTTAGATCTCGTTCGATCCGATCAGAATTCTTTATTACTGCACATT ACTTTCTGCATACATGTTCAGTATAATTTTGGCCAAGAAACTAATATAGAAATGGGTAATCAACCAAGTGAACCAACAGCTTTATCTAATGATGGAGATATAACAAAGAATTGGCTCAAATGGAAAAAAGAATTCCTCGAATATTTAGAAAAGAATAATTATACTGAAAAATCAGAAGACTTAAAAATCCATTTATTAAAAACGAATATAGGAGAACATGGTCTGCATGCCATAGCCACAAtagataattgtaataatttagaAATGTTATTAGAGAAACTTGATACATTCTTTGAAGTTCCAGAAAGTGAAGTTGTAAAACGATACAACTTCTTTACTAGCTTACCTAAGAAAGATCAATCAATTGATAATTACATTcttgaattgaag GAGAAAGCAATAATTTGTGATTTTGGGAACTTAACAGACAGTTTAATTAGAGATAAAATAATTATCAATATAACAGACAAACAGCTTCAGTCAAAACTATTGGAAACAGAAGACCTCAATTTGATCAAATTAATGTCTGTTTGTCATGACTATGAAAAACTATACCTACGTAATGTACCTATGAAGTACGAAAAATGTTATAGAACAAGTAATCGAATGCATAAGCAGAAAGCTTGTCCTGCTCATGAACATAAATGTGAGAAGTGTGGTGAATGTCATAATTTCACTAATTGTTGTACAAAG ATCAGTCCAATACGAAGTATATCAAATCTCAATATCAATCACCAAAAACATGAATTCAAG AATTGCAAATGA